A window of the Brassica oleracea var. oleracea cultivar TO1000 chromosome C1, BOL, whole genome shotgun sequence genome harbors these coding sequences:
- the LOC106298984 gene encoding ubiquinol oxidase 1b, mitochondrial, whose amino-acid sequence MMMSRYGAKVMVTAGPRLFSSSAMSPNHLLNSRVPAREFSKMTFEKKKTEDNQSEKGSSGGKGDQGNKGEQLVVSYWGVKPMKITKDDGTEWKWSCFRPWETYKADLTIDLKKHHVPSTLPDKLAYWTVKSLRWPTDLFFQRRYGCRAMMLETVAAVPGMVGGMLVHCKSLRRFEQSGGWIKALLEEAENERMHLMTFMEVAKPNWYERALVIAVQGVFFNAYFLGYIISPKFAHRMVGYLEEEAIHSYTEFLKELDNGNIENVPAPAIAIDYWRLPADATLRDVVMVVRADEAHHRDVNHYASDIHYQGRELKEAPAPIGYH is encoded by the exons ATGATGATGAGTCGCTATGGAGCTAAGGTAATGGTAACTGCTGGACCAAGGCTCTTCTCTTCCAGTGCCATGTCTCCCAACCATCTTTTAAATTCTAGGGTTCCGGCGAGAGAATTCAGCAAGATGACATTTGAGAAGAAGAAAACGGAGGATAACCAATCGGAGAAAGGTTCAAGTGGTGGCAAGGGTGATCAAGGGAACAAAGGGGAGCAATTGGTCGTTAGCTATTGGGGAGTGAAGCCTATGAAGATCACCAAAGATGATGGAACTGAATGGAAATGGAGCTGCTTTCGG CCATGGGAGACGTATAAAGCAGATCTGACGATAGATTTGAAGAAGCATCATGTTCCATCGACTTTACCGGACAAATTAGCTTACTGGACGGTTAAATCTCTCCGATGGCCTACCGATTTGTTCTTCCAG AGGCGGTACGGATGCCGAGCGATGATGTTGGAAACGGTAGCAGCGGTTCCAGGAATGGTCGGAGGAATGTTAGTACACTGCAAATCGCTGAGGCGGTTTGAACAAAGCGGCGGTTGGATCAAAGCACTCCTTGAAGAAGCAGAGAACGAGAGAATGCACTTGATGACATTCATGGAAGTCGCAAAACCCAATTGGTACGAACGTGCCCTCGTGATCGCCGTTCAAGGCGTTTTCTTCAACGCATATTTTCTCGGATACATAATCTCGCCCAAGTTTGCTCACCGTATGGTTGGATACCTCGAGGAAGAGGCAATCCACTCTTACACTGAATTCCTCAAGGAACTTGATAATGGTAACATCGAAAACGTTCCTGCACCAGCCATAGCCATTGATTACTGGAGGCTCCCTGCTGATGCAACGCTTCGTGATGTTGTCATGGTGGTTCGTGCTGATGAAGCACATCACCGTGACGTTAACCATTATGCATCC GATATTCATTACCAAGGTCGTGAACTTAAGGAAGCTCCAGCTCCAATTGGATATCATTGA